In Carya illinoinensis cultivar Pawnee chromosome 6, C.illinoinensisPawnee_v1, whole genome shotgun sequence, a single genomic region encodes these proteins:
- the LOC122313196 gene encoding dnaJ homolog subfamily C member 2-like, whose translation MAVCTKFRLISYSEEIVDGQPIYVYSNCLPVKALRYEPAGHAFHAAALRLLGCEEKEADGDDQKVVDDKGQTYVPSSDSYSSKGKKKSGAGAKQQDHYALLGLSHLRYLATEEQIRKSYRETALKHHPDKQAALLLAEETEDAKQAKKDEIENHFKSIQEAYEVLIDPVRRRIYDSTDEFDDDIPTDCAPQDFFKVFGPAFLRNGRWSVNQPVPFLGDENTLLKEVDSFYNFWYTFKSWREFPHADEFDLEQAESRDHKRWMERQNAKLTEKARKEECTRIRILVDNAYKRDPRILRRKEAERAEKQRKKEAKFLAKKLQEEEAARIAEEERRQKEEEERRAAEVASQQKKEKEKEKKLLRKERARLRTLSRPVVSQHLLDLSEDDVESLCMSLDIKQLRTLCDMMEGKEGIVLAKVLRDVDGYKNDSEGKKEHGQTQQQNGTVESNGNVSLNSFEKKEKPWSKEEIELLKKGMQKYPKGISRRWEVVSEYIGTGRSVEEILKATKTVLLQKPDAAKAFDSFIEKRKPAPSIASPLTTREEIEGVSTSQGSENSALKNNSSEGSLTRSTKNQNASDSTVANGVSSSSEQDVWSAVQERALVQALKTFPKEANQRWERVAAAVPGKTVNQCKKKFTLLKESFRNKKNAV comes from the coding sequence CTGCTCTCAGGCTCCTTGGTTGTGAGGAGAAAGAGGCAGATGGTGATGATCAAAAGGTAGTTGATGATAAGGGCCAGACATATGTGCCATCATCTGATTCATATAGCagcaaaggaaaaaagaaatctgGTGCTGGAGCGAAGCAACAAGATCACTATGCATTATTGGGTTTGAGCCATTTAAGATATCTTGCCACTGAGGAGCAGATAAGAAAAAGCTACCGTGAGACTGCTCTGAAGCATCATCCTGACAAACAGGCTGCTCTTCTTCTTGCTGAGGAAACAGAGGACGCAAAACAAGCAAAGAAGGATGAAATAGAAAACCATTTTAAGTCCATCCAGGAAGCATATGAGGTGTTAATTGATCCCGTGAGGAGAAGAATATATGACTCGACAGATGAGTTTGATGATGACATTCCCACTGACTGTGCCCCACAGGACTTCTTCAAGGTGTTTGGTCCAGCTTTTTTGAGAAACGGGAGGTGGTCTGTTAACCAGCCAGTCCCATTTTTAGGTGATGAGAATACTCTGTTAAAAGAAGTGGATAGTTTCTATAACTTTTGGTATACCTTTAAAAGTTGGAGAGAATTCCCACATGCTGATGAGTTTGATTTGGAGCAAGCTGAGTCTCGTGACCATAAGCGGTGGATGGAGAGGCAGAATGCAAAACTCACAGAAAAGGCTAGGAAGGAAGAATGTACACGGATACGTATACTTGTTGACAATGCCTATAAAAGAGACCCAAGAATACTGAGGAGAAAGGAAGCGGAGAGAGCTGAGAAGCAGAGGAAAAAGGAGGCTAAGTTTCTTGCAAAGAAGTTGCAGGAGGAAGAAGCTGCTAGGATAGCTGAAGAGGAGAGACGTCAGAAAGAGGAGGAGGAAAGACGAGCTGCAGAAGTGGCTTCACAGcaaaagaaggagaaagagaaggagaagaaactCCTACGCAAAGAAAGGGCTCGTCTTCGAACACTTTCAAGGCCTGTTGTATCACAGCATTTGCTTGATCTTTCTGAGGATGATGTTGAAAGTCTTTGTATGTCACTTGATATCAAGCAGCTAAGGACTTTATGTGACATGATGGAGGGGAAAGAGGGAATAGTGCTTGCAAAAGTTCTCAGAGATGTAGATGGATATAAAAATGATTCTGAGGGTAAGAAAGAACATGGACAAACTCAACAGCAGAATGGTACAGTAGAGTCCAACGGTAATGTCTCATTAAACAGTTTTGAGAAGAAGGAGAAACCTTGGAGCAAAGAAGAAATTGAGCTTTTGAAAAAGGGTATGCAGAAGTATCCCAAAGGAATATCTCGTAGGTGGGAGGTTGTTTCAGAATACATTGGAACAGGTAGATCTGTGGAAGAAATTCTGAAGGCAACCAAAACAGTTCTTCTCCAGAAGCCTGACGCTGCCAAAgcatttgattcatttattgaGAAGAGAAAACCTGCACCGTCCATTGCATCTCCACTTACAACTAGAGAGGAAATAGAAGGGGTATCGACAAGTCAGGGTTCTGAAAACAGTGCTCTAAAGAACAATAGTTCGGAAGGGTCCTTAACTAGAAGCACAAAGAACCAGAATGCTTCTGATTCAACTGTGGCAAATGGGGTTTCGTCGAGTTCAGAGCAAGATGTGTGGTCTGCTGTACAAGAAAGGGCACTGGTTCAGGCTTTAAAAACTTTCCCAAAGGAAGCCAATCAGCGCTGGGAACGAGTTGCAGCAGCGGTGCCTGGGAAGACTGTGAACCAGTGCAAGAAGAAATTTACATTGCTGAAGGAGAgctttagaaacaagaaaaatgcaGTATAA
- the LOC122313399 gene encoding cleavage and polyadenylation specificity factor subunit 3-I-like isoform X1: MASAEPQQSLKRRDSSVTKEDDQLIITPLGAGNEVGRSCVYMSYKGKTVLFDCGINPAFSGMAALPYFDEIDPSTIDVLLITHFHLDHAASLPYFVEKTTFRGRVFMTYPTKAIYKLLLTDYVKVSKVSDEDMLYNEQDINRSMDKIEVIDFHQTVEVNGIRFWCYTAGHVLGAAMFMVDIAGVRVLYTGDYSREEDRHLRAAETPQFSPDVCIIESTYGVQQHQPRNVREKRFTDVIHSTISEGGRVLIPVYALGRAQELLLILDEYWSNHPELQNTPIYYASPLAKRCLTVYETYIHSMNDRIHSQHAANSNPFIFKYISPIKRIENFKDVGPSVVMASPGMLQSGLSRQLFDMWCSDRKNACVIPGYVVEGTLAKTIINEPKEVTLMNGLTAPLNMRVHYISFSAHADSAQTSAFLEELLPNNIILVHGEANEMGRLKQKLISQFADRNIKIFNPKNCQSIEMYFNSLKMAKTIGRLGEKTPEVGETVCGLLVKKGFTYQIMAPDDLHIFSQLSTANITRRITIPYAGAFSVLNHRLKQIFESVESSTDEESGIPILRVHDRVTVKQDSEKHISLHWASDPVSDMVSDSIVALVLNINREIPKVVVESEAIKTEEENEKKVEKVTYALLVSLFGDVKSGENGKLVISVDGNVAELDKQTGDAESENEGLKERVRTAFQRIQSAVKPIPPSAS; encoded by the exons atggctTCAGCAGAGCCACAACAATCTCTCAAGAGACGCGATTCATCTGTGACTAAAGAAGACGATCAACTTATTATAACTCCTTTAGGTGCTGGTAATGAAGTGGGTCGGTCTTGTGTGTACATGTCCTACAAAGGAAAAACCGTACTG TTTGATTGTGGAATTAATCCTGCTTTTTCAGGCATGGCTGCTTTGCCGTACTTCGATGAGATAGATCCTTCAACAATTGATGTGCTTCTCATCACTCA CTTTCACTTGGATCATGCTGCATCCCTACCATATTTTGTGGAAAAG ACCACCTTCAGAGGTCGAGTTTTCATGACTTATCCAACAAAGGCAATCTACAAGCTGCTTTTGACTGATTATGTTAAAGTTAGCAAAGTTTCGGATGAAGATATGTTGTACAATGAACAGGACATCAACCGCTCCATGGATAAAATTGAG GTTATCGATTTCCATCAAACAGTAGAGGTGAATGGCATTAGATTTTGGTGCTATACTGCTGGTCATGTCTTGGGTGCTGCTATGTTTATGGTTGATATTGCCGGTGTTCGAGTACTGTACACTGGAGACTATTCACGTGAAGAAGACAGACATCTTCGAGCTGCTGAGACCCCACAGTTCTCCCCTGATGTATGCATAATTGAATCCACTTATGGTGTCCAACAACATCAACCTCGGAACGTCAGAGAGAAGCGCTTCACTGATGTTATTCATTCAACTATTTCTGAAGGAGGTCGTGTCCTTATTCCAGTTTATGCCCTTGGCCGTGCCCAGGAGCTGCTTTTGATTCTTGATGAGTACTGGTCAAACCATCCTGAGCTTCAAAACACTCCCATATATTATGCTTCTCCTCTTGCAAAAAGGTGTTTGACTGTCTATGAAACATACATCCATTCAATGAATGACAGGATACACAGCCAACATGCAGCAAATTCAAACCCCTTTATATTCAAGTACATATCACCCATAAAGAGAATTGAGAATTTCAAAGATGTTGGCCCATCGGTGGTGATGGCAAGTCCTGGTATGCTTCAAAGTGGGTTGTCACGACAACTATTTGATATGTGGTGCTCTGATAGGAAAAATGCTTGTGTTATACCTGGGTATGTGGTTGAAGGGACACTCGCTAAGACAATTATTAATGAGCCCAAGGAGGTTACGCTCATGAATGGACTCACCGCTCCTCTCAACATGCGGGTGCATTACATATCATTCTCTGCCCATGCAGACTCTGCTCAGACAAGTGCATTCTTGGAAGAGCTCTTGCCTAATAATATAATTCTTGTTCATGGAGAAGCTAATGAGATGGGGAGGCTCAAACAGAAACTCATAAGCCAGTTTGCTGATCGCAACATCAAAATCTTCAACCCGAAGAACTGTCAGTCTATTGAAATGTACTTCAACTCTCTGAAAATGGCAAAAACTATTGGCAGGCTTGGTGAAAAGACACCAGAAGTTGGGGAAACTGTCTGTGGTTTACTGGTCAAGAAAGGTTTTACTTATCAGATAATGGCACCTGATGATCTCCATATTTTCTCCCAGCTATCGACTGCAAACATTACTCGGAGAATTACCATCCCGTATGCTGGTGCCTTCAGTGTATTAAATCACCGGCTCAAGCAGATATTTGAGAGTGTGGAGTCTTCAACCGATGAGGAGTCTGGAATCCCAATACTGCGAGTGCATGATCGGGTGACAGTTAAGCAGGATTCTGAGAAACACATTTCATTGCATTGGGCATCAGATCCTGTGAGTGACATGGTTTCAGACTCCATTGTGGCTCTGGTTTTAAACATCAACCGGGAGATCCCCAAGGTAGTTGTAGAATCAGAGGCAATAAAAACTGAGGAAGAGAATGAAAAGAAGGTGGAAAAGGTTACTTATGCTCTCCTTGTATCTCTTTTTGGAGACGTGAAGTCCGGAGAAAATGGGAAGCTGGTGATTAGCGTGGATGGGAATGTGGCAGAGCTCGACAAACAGACTGGGGATGCTGAGAGTGAAAACGAAGGTTTAAAAGAAAGAGTAAGGACGGCTTTCCAGCGAATTCAAAGTGCCGTGAAGCCAATCCCTCCATCTGCATCTTAG
- the LOC122313399 gene encoding cleavage and polyadenylation specificity factor subunit 3-I-like isoform X2 yields the protein MAALPYFDEIDPSTIDVLLITHFHLDHAASLPYFVEKTTFRGRVFMTYPTKAIYKLLLTDYVKVSKVSDEDMLYNEQDINRSMDKIEVIDFHQTVEVNGIRFWCYTAGHVLGAAMFMVDIAGVRVLYTGDYSREEDRHLRAAETPQFSPDVCIIESTYGVQQHQPRNVREKRFTDVIHSTISEGGRVLIPVYALGRAQELLLILDEYWSNHPELQNTPIYYASPLAKRCLTVYETYIHSMNDRIHSQHAANSNPFIFKYISPIKRIENFKDVGPSVVMASPGMLQSGLSRQLFDMWCSDRKNACVIPGYVVEGTLAKTIINEPKEVTLMNGLTAPLNMRVHYISFSAHADSAQTSAFLEELLPNNIILVHGEANEMGRLKQKLISQFADRNIKIFNPKNCQSIEMYFNSLKMAKTIGRLGEKTPEVGETVCGLLVKKGFTYQIMAPDDLHIFSQLSTANITRRITIPYAGAFSVLNHRLKQIFESVESSTDEESGIPILRVHDRVTVKQDSEKHISLHWASDPVSDMVSDSIVALVLNINREIPKVVVESEAIKTEEENEKKVEKVTYALLVSLFGDVKSGENGKLVISVDGNVAELDKQTGDAESENEGLKERVRTAFQRIQSAVKPIPPSAS from the exons ATGGCTGCTTTGCCGTACTTCGATGAGATAGATCCTTCAACAATTGATGTGCTTCTCATCACTCA CTTTCACTTGGATCATGCTGCATCCCTACCATATTTTGTGGAAAAG ACCACCTTCAGAGGTCGAGTTTTCATGACTTATCCAACAAAGGCAATCTACAAGCTGCTTTTGACTGATTATGTTAAAGTTAGCAAAGTTTCGGATGAAGATATGTTGTACAATGAACAGGACATCAACCGCTCCATGGATAAAATTGAG GTTATCGATTTCCATCAAACAGTAGAGGTGAATGGCATTAGATTTTGGTGCTATACTGCTGGTCATGTCTTGGGTGCTGCTATGTTTATGGTTGATATTGCCGGTGTTCGAGTACTGTACACTGGAGACTATTCACGTGAAGAAGACAGACATCTTCGAGCTGCTGAGACCCCACAGTTCTCCCCTGATGTATGCATAATTGAATCCACTTATGGTGTCCAACAACATCAACCTCGGAACGTCAGAGAGAAGCGCTTCACTGATGTTATTCATTCAACTATTTCTGAAGGAGGTCGTGTCCTTATTCCAGTTTATGCCCTTGGCCGTGCCCAGGAGCTGCTTTTGATTCTTGATGAGTACTGGTCAAACCATCCTGAGCTTCAAAACACTCCCATATATTATGCTTCTCCTCTTGCAAAAAGGTGTTTGACTGTCTATGAAACATACATCCATTCAATGAATGACAGGATACACAGCCAACATGCAGCAAATTCAAACCCCTTTATATTCAAGTACATATCACCCATAAAGAGAATTGAGAATTTCAAAGATGTTGGCCCATCGGTGGTGATGGCAAGTCCTGGTATGCTTCAAAGTGGGTTGTCACGACAACTATTTGATATGTGGTGCTCTGATAGGAAAAATGCTTGTGTTATACCTGGGTATGTGGTTGAAGGGACACTCGCTAAGACAATTATTAATGAGCCCAAGGAGGTTACGCTCATGAATGGACTCACCGCTCCTCTCAACATGCGGGTGCATTACATATCATTCTCTGCCCATGCAGACTCTGCTCAGACAAGTGCATTCTTGGAAGAGCTCTTGCCTAATAATATAATTCTTGTTCATGGAGAAGCTAATGAGATGGGGAGGCTCAAACAGAAACTCATAAGCCAGTTTGCTGATCGCAACATCAAAATCTTCAACCCGAAGAACTGTCAGTCTATTGAAATGTACTTCAACTCTCTGAAAATGGCAAAAACTATTGGCAGGCTTGGTGAAAAGACACCAGAAGTTGGGGAAACTGTCTGTGGTTTACTGGTCAAGAAAGGTTTTACTTATCAGATAATGGCACCTGATGATCTCCATATTTTCTCCCAGCTATCGACTGCAAACATTACTCGGAGAATTACCATCCCGTATGCTGGTGCCTTCAGTGTATTAAATCACCGGCTCAAGCAGATATTTGAGAGTGTGGAGTCTTCAACCGATGAGGAGTCTGGAATCCCAATACTGCGAGTGCATGATCGGGTGACAGTTAAGCAGGATTCTGAGAAACACATTTCATTGCATTGGGCATCAGATCCTGTGAGTGACATGGTTTCAGACTCCATTGTGGCTCTGGTTTTAAACATCAACCGGGAGATCCCCAAGGTAGTTGTAGAATCAGAGGCAATAAAAACTGAGGAAGAGAATGAAAAGAAGGTGGAAAAGGTTACTTATGCTCTCCTTGTATCTCTTTTTGGAGACGTGAAGTCCGGAGAAAATGGGAAGCTGGTGATTAGCGTGGATGGGAATGTGGCAGAGCTCGACAAACAGACTGGGGATGCTGAGAGTGAAAACGAAGGTTTAAAAGAAAGAGTAAGGACGGCTTTCCAGCGAATTCAAAGTGCCGTGAAGCCAATCCCTCCATCTGCATCTTAG
- the LOC122313399 gene encoding cleavage and polyadenylation specificity factor subunit 3-I-like isoform X3 has product MTYPTKAIYKLLLTDYVKVSKVSDEDMLYNEQDINRSMDKIEVIDFHQTVEVNGIRFWCYTAGHVLGAAMFMVDIAGVRVLYTGDYSREEDRHLRAAETPQFSPDVCIIESTYGVQQHQPRNVREKRFTDVIHSTISEGGRVLIPVYALGRAQELLLILDEYWSNHPELQNTPIYYASPLAKRCLTVYETYIHSMNDRIHSQHAANSNPFIFKYISPIKRIENFKDVGPSVVMASPGMLQSGLSRQLFDMWCSDRKNACVIPGYVVEGTLAKTIINEPKEVTLMNGLTAPLNMRVHYISFSAHADSAQTSAFLEELLPNNIILVHGEANEMGRLKQKLISQFADRNIKIFNPKNCQSIEMYFNSLKMAKTIGRLGEKTPEVGETVCGLLVKKGFTYQIMAPDDLHIFSQLSTANITRRITIPYAGAFSVLNHRLKQIFESVESSTDEESGIPILRVHDRVTVKQDSEKHISLHWASDPVSDMVSDSIVALVLNINREIPKVVVESEAIKTEEENEKKVEKVTYALLVSLFGDVKSGENGKLVISVDGNVAELDKQTGDAESENEGLKERVRTAFQRIQSAVKPIPPSAS; this is encoded by the exons ATGACTTATCCAACAAAGGCAATCTACAAGCTGCTTTTGACTGATTATGTTAAAGTTAGCAAAGTTTCGGATGAAGATATGTTGTACAATGAACAGGACATCAACCGCTCCATGGATAAAATTGAG GTTATCGATTTCCATCAAACAGTAGAGGTGAATGGCATTAGATTTTGGTGCTATACTGCTGGTCATGTCTTGGGTGCTGCTATGTTTATGGTTGATATTGCCGGTGTTCGAGTACTGTACACTGGAGACTATTCACGTGAAGAAGACAGACATCTTCGAGCTGCTGAGACCCCACAGTTCTCCCCTGATGTATGCATAATTGAATCCACTTATGGTGTCCAACAACATCAACCTCGGAACGTCAGAGAGAAGCGCTTCACTGATGTTATTCATTCAACTATTTCTGAAGGAGGTCGTGTCCTTATTCCAGTTTATGCCCTTGGCCGTGCCCAGGAGCTGCTTTTGATTCTTGATGAGTACTGGTCAAACCATCCTGAGCTTCAAAACACTCCCATATATTATGCTTCTCCTCTTGCAAAAAGGTGTTTGACTGTCTATGAAACATACATCCATTCAATGAATGACAGGATACACAGCCAACATGCAGCAAATTCAAACCCCTTTATATTCAAGTACATATCACCCATAAAGAGAATTGAGAATTTCAAAGATGTTGGCCCATCGGTGGTGATGGCAAGTCCTGGTATGCTTCAAAGTGGGTTGTCACGACAACTATTTGATATGTGGTGCTCTGATAGGAAAAATGCTTGTGTTATACCTGGGTATGTGGTTGAAGGGACACTCGCTAAGACAATTATTAATGAGCCCAAGGAGGTTACGCTCATGAATGGACTCACCGCTCCTCTCAACATGCGGGTGCATTACATATCATTCTCTGCCCATGCAGACTCTGCTCAGACAAGTGCATTCTTGGAAGAGCTCTTGCCTAATAATATAATTCTTGTTCATGGAGAAGCTAATGAGATGGGGAGGCTCAAACAGAAACTCATAAGCCAGTTTGCTGATCGCAACATCAAAATCTTCAACCCGAAGAACTGTCAGTCTATTGAAATGTACTTCAACTCTCTGAAAATGGCAAAAACTATTGGCAGGCTTGGTGAAAAGACACCAGAAGTTGGGGAAACTGTCTGTGGTTTACTGGTCAAGAAAGGTTTTACTTATCAGATAATGGCACCTGATGATCTCCATATTTTCTCCCAGCTATCGACTGCAAACATTACTCGGAGAATTACCATCCCGTATGCTGGTGCCTTCAGTGTATTAAATCACCGGCTCAAGCAGATATTTGAGAGTGTGGAGTCTTCAACCGATGAGGAGTCTGGAATCCCAATACTGCGAGTGCATGATCGGGTGACAGTTAAGCAGGATTCTGAGAAACACATTTCATTGCATTGGGCATCAGATCCTGTGAGTGACATGGTTTCAGACTCCATTGTGGCTCTGGTTTTAAACATCAACCGGGAGATCCCCAAGGTAGTTGTAGAATCAGAGGCAATAAAAACTGAGGAAGAGAATGAAAAGAAGGTGGAAAAGGTTACTTATGCTCTCCTTGTATCTCTTTTTGGAGACGTGAAGTCCGGAGAAAATGGGAAGCTGGTGATTAGCGTGGATGGGAATGTGGCAGAGCTCGACAAACAGACTGGGGATGCTGAGAGTGAAAACGAAGGTTTAAAAGAAAGAGTAAGGACGGCTTTCCAGCGAATTCAAAGTGCCGTGAAGCCAATCCCTCCATCTGCATCTTAG
- the LOC122313402 gene encoding uncharacterized protein LOC122313402: MCQGVLYHVNWKFVLCAGRCKEINTSMEQLYQGHPPIQYGRPGRNRDRRYGQGPTSNPQWEPSNDYQMSGDGRNYGAPQNHPPLQNYGPPRQGERGDRISMNNRNYAPGGMVN, encoded by the exons atgtgcCAG GGTGTACTTTATCATGTTAATTGGAAGTTCGTATTGTGTGCAGGGAGATGCAAG GAGATAAATACATCAATGGAACAATTATACCAAGGCCACCCCCCAATTCAGTACGGGAGGCCGGGACGAAACCGTGATCGTAGATATGGACAAGGTCCAACATCAAATCCGCAATGGGAACCCTCAAATGACTACCAGATGTCAGGAGATGGAAGGAATTATGGTGCTCCACAAAACCATCCACCACTGCAGAATTATGGTCCACCTAGACAAGGAGAAAGAGGTGATCGTATATCCATGAACAACAGGAATTATGCCCCAGGAGGAATGGTCAATTAG
- the LOC122313398 gene encoding cleavage and polyadenylation specificity factor subunit 3-I-like: protein MASAGAQQSLKRRDSSVTREDDQLIITPLGAGNEVGRSCVYMSYKGKTVLFDCGIHPAYSGMAALPYFDEIDPSTIDVLLITHFHLDHAASLPYFLEKTTFRGRVFMTYPTKAIYKLLLTDYVKVSKVSVEDMLYNEQDINRSMDKIEVIDFHQTVEVNGIRFWCYTAGHVLGAAMFMVDIAGVRVLYTGDYSREEDRHLRAAETPQFSPDVCIIESTYGVQQHQPRNVREKRFTDVIHSTISEGGRVLIPVFALGRAQELLLILDEYWSNHPELQNIPIYYASPLAKRCLTVYETYIHSMNDRIRSQHAAKSNPFIFKYISPIKSIENFKDVGPSVVMASPGGLQSGLSRQLFDMWCSDRKNACVIPGYVVEGTLAKTIINEPKEVTLMNGLTAPLNMQVHYISFSAHADSAQTSAFLEELLPNNIILVHGEANEMGRLKQKLISQFADRNIKIFNPKNCQSIEMYFNSLKMAKTIGRLGEKTPEVGETVCGLLVKKGFTYQIMAPDDLHIFSQLSTANITQRITIPYAGAFSVLNHRLKQIFESVESSTDEESGIPILRVHDRVTVKQDSEKHISLHWASDPVSDMVSDSIVALVLNINREIPKVVVESEAIKTEEENEKKVEKVTYALLVSLFGDVKSGENGKLVISVDGNVAELDKQTGDVESENEGLKERVRTAFQRIQSAVKPIPLSAS from the exons ATGGCTTCAGCAGGGGCACAACAATCTCTCAAGAGACGTGATTCATCTGTGACTAGAGAAGACGACCAACTTATTATAACTCCTTTAGGTGCTGGTAATGAAGTGGGTCGGTCTTGTGTGTACATGTCCTACAAAGGAAAAACCGTACTG TTTGATTGTGGAATTCATCCTGCTTATTCGGGCATGGCTGCTTTGCCGTACTTCGATGAGATAGATCCTTCAACAATTGATGTCCTTCTCATCACTCA CTTTCACTTGGATCATGCTGCATCCCTACCATATTTTTTGGAAAAG ACCACCTTCAGAGGTCGAGTTTTCATGACTTATCCAACAAAGGCAATCTACAAGCTGCTTTTGACTGATTATGTTAAAGTTAGCAAAGTTTCGGTTGAAGATATGTTGTACAATGAACAGGACATCAATCGCTCCATGGATAAAATTGAG GTTATCGATTTCCATCAAACAGTAGAAGTGAATGGCATTAGATTTTGGTGCTATACTGCTGGTCATGTCTTGGGTGCTGCTATGTTTATGGTTGATATTGCCGGTGTTCGAGTACTCTACACTGGAGACTATTCACGTGAAGAAGACAGACATCTTCGAGCTGCTGAGACCCCACAGTTCTCTCCTGATGTATGCATAATTGAATCCACTTATGGTGTCCAACAACATCAACCTCGGAACGTCAGAGAGAAGCGCTTCACTGATGTTATTCATTCAACTATTTCTGAAGGAGGTCGTGTTCTTATTCCAGTTTTTGCCCTTGGCCGTGCCCAGGAGCTGCTTTTGATTCTTGATGAGTACTGGTCAAACCATCCTGAGCTTCAAAACATTCCCATATATTATGCTTCTCCTCTTGCAAAAAGGTGTTTGACTGTCTATGAGACATACATCCATTCAATGAATGACAGGATACGCAGCCAACATGCAGCAAAGTCAAACCCCTTTATATTCAAGTACATATCACCCATAAAGAGCATTGAGAATTTCAAAGATGTTGGCCCATCGGTGGTGATGGCAAGTCCTGGTGGGCTTCAAAGTGGGTTGTCACGACAACTATTTGACATGTGGTGCTCTGATAGGAAAAATGCTTGTGTTATACCTGGGTATGTGGTTGAAGGGACACTCGCTAAGACCATTATTAATGAACCCAAGGAGGTTACACTCATGAATGGACTCACCGCTCCTCTCAACATGCAGGTCCATTACATATCATTCTCTGCCCATGCAGACTCTGCTCAGACAAGTGCATTCTTGGAAGAGCTCTTGCCTAATAACATAATCCTTGTTCATGGGGAAGCTAATGAGATGGGGAGGCTCAAACAGAAACTCATAAGCCAGTTTGCTGATCGTAACATCAAAATCTTCAATCCAAAGAACTGTCAGTCTATTGAAATGTACTTCAACTCTCTGAAAATGGCAAAAACTATTGGCAGGCTTGGTGAAAAGACACCAGAAGTTGGGGAAACTGTCTGTGGTTTACTGGTCAAGAAAGGTTTTACTTATCAGATAATGGCACCTGATGATCTCCACATTTTCTCCCAGCTATCGACTGCAAACATTACTCAGAGAATTACCATCCCGTATGCTGGTGCCTTCAGTGTATTAAATCACCGGCTCAAGCAGATATTTGAGAGTGTGGAGTCTTCAACCGATGAGGAGTCTGGAATCCCAATACTGCGAGTGCATGATCGGGTGACAGTTAAGCAGGATTCTGAGAAACACATTTCATTGCATTGGGCATCAGATCCTGTGAGTGACATGGTTTCAGACTCCATTGTGGCTCTGGTTTTAAACATCAACCGGGAGATCCCCAAGGTAGTTGTAGAATCAGAGGCAATAAAAACTGAGGAAGAGAATGAAAAGAAGGTGGAAAAGGTTACTTATGCTCTCCTTGTATCTCTTTTTGGAGACGTGAAGTCCGGAGAAAATGGGAAGCTGGTGATTAGCGTGGATGGGAATGTGGCAGAGCTTGACAAACAGACTGGGGACGTTGAGAGTGAAAACGAAGGTTTAAAAGAAAGAGTAAGGACGGCTTTCCAGCGAATTCAAAGTGCCGTGAAGCCAATCCCTCTATCTGCGTCTTAG